In Kitasatospora gansuensis, a genomic segment contains:
- a CDS encoding alpha-mannosidase gives MHDDRSLVESRLKRVLAERIRPAMYPESVPLEVGIWTAPDEPVPVAEGIAAPRTPIAAGARWGAPWGTSWLTVSGTVPQAWAGRTVEALIDLGFDANMPGFQCEGLVYRPDGTPVKGLNPRNQWVRIAAPAAGGEQVLLHVEAASNPVILDYHPFLPTALGEKETAGSEPQYRLERVDLAVLDENVWQLVIDLEVLGELMAELPVEGARRWDILRAVERALDAVDLQDVNGTAAAARSELAGVLASPAEPSAHRISAVGHAHIDSAWLWPLRETVRKVARTTANMTALLEDEPDFVYTMSQAQQYAWIKEHRPEVYARVKKAVADGRFVPAGGMWVESDTNMPGSEAMARQFVHGKRFFLDEFGIENEEAWLPDTFGFAGGLPQIIKAAGSKWLLTQKISWSQVNKFPHHTFWWEGIDGTRIFTHFPPVDTYNCSMDGREIAHAARNFKDKGVARHSIAPTGWGDGGGGTTREMIAKAARLRDLEGSARVRWERPAEFFAKAQAEYPNPPVWVGELYLELHRATLTSQARTKQGNRAAENLLREAELWAATAAVRAQLPYPYPELDRIWKTVLLHQFHDILPGSSIAWVHREAERTYAAVAAELTGIIERAQQALAGDPAAGGEVVFNAAPHPRGGVPAGGGRVVGAGAGDCTVTARPDGGFRLGNGLLRVEVDGRGLVVSVLDLAEGRETVAPGAAANLLQIHPDFPNMWDAWDVDQFYRNTVTDLIGVDGITVSADSPQGVQVRVSRSFGASTAVQTIGLTAGAKRVELGTEVDWHETEKFLKAAFPLDLHTDRYAAETQFGHLYRPTHTNTSWEAARFESCNHRFVHLAEPGWGVALVTASTYGHDVTRTVREDQGTTTTVRFSLLRAPRFPDPHTDQGPHSFRHALVPGAGIGDAVREGYLINLPERRVTGDAEVRPLVGLDNAAVTVSAVKLADDGSGDVVVRLYESTGGRASAVLTAGFDFAEVLVCDLLERQLAGRQAEVAEGGVRLRLRPFELVTLRFVRG, from the coding sequence CGAACCGGTGCCGGTGGCGGAGGGAATCGCCGCCCCGCGCACCCCGATCGCGGCCGGCGCGCGCTGGGGCGCGCCCTGGGGCACCAGCTGGCTGACCGTCAGCGGGACGGTGCCGCAGGCGTGGGCGGGCCGGACGGTGGAGGCGCTGATCGACCTCGGGTTCGACGCCAACATGCCCGGCTTTCAGTGCGAGGGCCTGGTCTACCGGCCCGACGGCACACCGGTGAAGGGGCTCAACCCACGCAACCAGTGGGTGCGGATCGCCGCCCCGGCGGCCGGCGGCGAACAGGTGCTGCTGCACGTCGAGGCCGCGTCCAACCCGGTGATCCTGGACTACCACCCCTTCCTGCCCACCGCGTTGGGGGAGAAGGAGACCGCCGGGAGCGAGCCGCAGTACCGGCTGGAGCGGGTCGACCTGGCGGTGCTCGACGAGAACGTGTGGCAGCTGGTGATCGACCTGGAGGTGCTGGGCGAGCTGATGGCCGAGCTGCCGGTCGAGGGCGCGCGCCGCTGGGACATCCTGCGCGCCGTCGAGCGGGCGCTCGACGCGGTCGACCTGCAGGACGTCAACGGCACGGCGGCCGCAGCCCGTTCGGAGCTGGCCGGGGTGCTGGCCTCGCCCGCCGAGCCGTCCGCGCACCGGATCAGCGCGGTCGGCCACGCGCACATCGACTCGGCCTGGCTGTGGCCGCTGCGCGAGACGGTCCGCAAGGTGGCCAGGACCACCGCCAACATGACCGCGCTGCTGGAGGACGAGCCGGACTTCGTCTACACCATGTCGCAGGCGCAGCAGTACGCCTGGATCAAGGAGCACCGCCCCGAGGTGTACGCCCGGGTGAAGAAGGCGGTGGCGGACGGCCGGTTCGTACCGGCCGGCGGGATGTGGGTGGAGTCGGACACCAACATGCCGGGCTCCGAGGCGATGGCCCGTCAGTTCGTCCACGGCAAGCGGTTCTTCCTGGACGAGTTCGGGATCGAGAACGAGGAGGCCTGGCTGCCGGACACCTTCGGCTTCGCGGGCGGGCTGCCGCAGATCATCAAGGCCGCGGGCTCCAAGTGGCTGCTCACCCAGAAGATCTCCTGGAGCCAGGTGAACAAGTTCCCGCACCACACCTTCTGGTGGGAGGGCATCGACGGCACCAGGATCTTCACCCACTTCCCGCCGGTGGACACCTACAACTGCTCGATGGACGGGCGCGAAATCGCCCACGCCGCCCGCAACTTCAAGGACAAGGGGGTGGCCAGGCACTCCATCGCGCCGACCGGCTGGGGCGACGGCGGCGGGGGCACCACGCGCGAGATGATCGCCAAGGCGGCCCGGCTGCGCGACCTGGAGGGCTCGGCCCGGGTGCGCTGGGAGCGGCCCGCCGAGTTCTTCGCCAAGGCGCAGGCCGAGTACCCGAACCCGCCGGTCTGGGTCGGCGAACTGTACCTGGAGCTGCACCGGGCGACGCTGACCAGCCAGGCCAGGACCAAGCAGGGCAACCGGGCGGCGGAGAACCTGCTCCGGGAGGCCGAGCTGTGGGCCGCCACGGCGGCGGTGCGGGCCCAGCTCCCGTACCCGTACCCGGAGTTGGACCGGATCTGGAAGACCGTCCTGCTGCACCAGTTCCACGACATCCTGCCCGGCTCCTCGATCGCCTGGGTGCACCGCGAGGCCGAGCGGACGTACGCCGCGGTGGCCGCCGAGCTGACCGGGATCATCGAGCGGGCGCAGCAGGCGCTGGCCGGGGACCCGGCGGCCGGGGGAGAGGTGGTCTTCAACGCCGCGCCGCACCCGCGCGGGGGAGTGCCCGCCGGTGGCGGCCGGGTGGTCGGGGCCGGGGCGGGCGACTGCACCGTGACGGCCCGGCCGGACGGCGGGTTCCGGCTCGGCAACGGGCTGCTCCGGGTGGAGGTGGACGGCCGGGGTCTGGTGGTGTCGGTGCTCGACCTGGCCGAGGGACGGGAGACGGTCGCCCCCGGGGCGGCAGCCAACCTGCTCCAGATCCACCCGGACTTCCCGAACATGTGGGACGCCTGGGACGTGGACCAGTTCTACCGGAACACCGTCACCGACCTGATCGGGGTGGACGGGATCACCGTGTCGGCGGACTCGCCGCAGGGTGTGCAGGTCCGGGTGTCGCGTTCGTTCGGGGCGTCCACGGCGGTGCAGACGATCGGTCTGACGGCGGGCGCCAAGCGGGTGGAGCTCGGCACCGAGGTGGACTGGCACGAGACCGAGAAGTTCCTCAAGGCCGCCTTCCCGCTCGACCTGCACACCGACCGGTACGCCGCCGAGACCCAGTTCGGCCACCTGTACCGGCCCACCCACACCAACACCAGCTGGGAGGCGGCCCGGTTCGAGTCCTGCAACCACCGCTTCGTCCACCTGGCCGAACCCGGCTGGGGCGTCGCCCTGGTGACCGCCTCCACCTACGGACACGACGTCACCAGGACGGTCCGGGAGGATCAGGGGACGACCACCACGGTCCGGTTCTCGCTGCTGAGAGCACCTCGTTTCCCCGACCCGCACACCGACCAGGGCCCGCACAGCTTCCGGCACGCGCTGGTGCCGGGCGCGGGCATCGGCGACGCCGTCCGGGAGGGCTACCTGATCAACCTGCCCGAGCGCCGGGTGACCGGCGACGCGGAGGTCCGGCCGCTGGTCGGGCTCGACAACGCGGCGGTGACGGTCAGCGCGGTCAAGCTCGCCGACGACGGGAGCGGAGACGTGGTGGTGCGCCTGTACGAGAGCACGGGCGGCCGGGCCTCGGCGGTGCTCACGGCCGGGTTCGACTTCGCCGAGGTGCTGGTGTGTGACCTGCTGGAGCGTCAGCTGGCGGGGCGTCAGGCGGAGGTGGCGGAGGGCGGGGTGCGGCTGCGGTTGCGGCCGTTCGAGCTGGTCACGCTGCGGTTCGTCCGCGGCTGA